CGTACGCGATCGGCAACGGCAACCGCGCCGTTGCGTGGATCCACGCCGATCAGATTGCGCACCAGAAAGGACCTTTCGGGGCGATCAGCTAAGACGCCACCCTGATTCAGGCCAGCGAGCATGGCATCCGCAATGAATTGCTCCCGCTCCACACCCAGAAACAGTGAGTGCTGCACCAATTCCCTGTCTTCGGCGCTGAGATCGGCAAGCACGCGCTGTAAGCAGGCCACTGGACTGGCCCTGCGATCACCGTCGCTCAGTTCGAGCAGAACGTTGCGTTGAGCCTGTTCGATGGCGAAGACCGGTCCAATCGGTCGACATCCCTGGGCGACCACTGGATCCAGGCTCCAGGTGCCGCCGATGCTCAGGCCTACCGCTCCATCGATGACCTGATCTCCATAGAGCAGAGAACCATGATCAGCGTTGTGAGGTACCGCGATGCCTCCGACTTTGGCGATGCCGGGGTAGGCGTAATCCAGTCCGCTCACGAGATCGTTGATGGCATGACAGCCGGGATCGAGCAGCAGCAGCATTGAACGGCTGTGGTCAGGGTTCACCCCCACCCAGTCCTGCCAGTTCTGGGCGGCTCCATCAAGATCGGGCAGTTGGCTGCTGTTGAGACGGAAGCTGTTCAGTTCAGCTCCAGGAAGGTTCAGGAGACTGACGCTGAGTGCTGGCGTGCGTTCCACTTCATGGGCTTCGCCTGCGGTTGTGGTGCCAACGACACCACCGCCCAGACATCCGAGCCAGTGTTTGGCGTTCAGGCGTTTTTGCAGCAGCGGCAGTAGGCGGGTCAGATCGCTCGCGAAATGACTCGAGATGAACACGAGGGCCAGATCGGCCTCATTCGAGCCCAGAGCACTGGTGACTTCCCTTGCAGCATCTTCAAGAGAAGGCTTGCTGGAAAGGGCATGTCGGCATTGAGCCTGCAGCCCGCGGCTCCGGAACCAGTCGAGAGGATTGAACGGAACCATGGATTGGACCTTACCAATCCTGTCGACCTGCTGGATGACCGTGATAATGGCCCTCTGATGTCCCTGGCCGGTGTCCGATTTCACAACACGCACCCTGGTGTGGCTCACCTATCGCCTCGGGGCGACGATTGCTCTGGGCATTCCGCTTGTGCTTCTGATCTGGTCGGGGCTTCGACGCGACCCTGCCTTGGTGAGGTTGCTCGGGATCTACTGGAAAGTGGCAAGTCTGCTGGCGATCAGCGTGCTGTTGCTGACTGATCAACGGCCGATCGGCTATTTCACGGCATTTCTGGCGCCTCTGCTGATGGCTGCGTCTCTTTGGTTCTGGGTTGACCTCAATGAGGAGCTGGCCGACAGCCCTCCGGGGCGCGCGCTGCCGTTCACCGTTCGGGTCTGGCGATGGGCCCTCACACTCTTTGCCTTGTTCGCCGCCGTGATGTCGGGTTCGGCACTGGGTTGCACCCGTCAGCTCGAGACCGATTCCTGTCGGCTTTGGCTGGAGGCGCCCCAGGGGCTGCATCGAGTCGCTGAGCGTGTGTTCGACTTCGTCTTCGGTGGTGAGTGGACGATGGCCGTGGCGGCCTTCATCGGCTACGTGGCTCTGGTGGCTTACGTCGTCGGCCTGCTGCAGTGGGCTCTGGTGCGTCTTCCCAAGCAGGGACGGGTCGCCGGGGATTTCTGATCATGGAATCCACCGCCCTCGTTCAGGAGCTGGAAGAGCGCACGCGTCTGAGCCCTGATCGGGTGGTGAGGTTGCACGGGTTTGTGTTGGATGAGCCGTTTGAACTGTTGATCTTTCGTGGCTTCAGCAGCAGCACGACCCATCCCACAGCCTTTGATCCAGATGCATCGGTTCTCCCCGATGGCACGCGCTTGGATTGGGCGGAATTGCTGCAGGGCCCGCTGGACCCCTCCGGCGAAACCAGGCTTGTCGGGCCTGTGAATCCGGAAGACCTGCTGGCTCAGGCCAGCTGGTGATCAGCGACGATTCAGAACATTGCAACAGCGCCCGCACAGGGTCGGATGCTGGGTGTGCTGGCCCACATCACTCTCGTAGTGCCAACAGCGTTCGCATTTGATCCCACGGGCTCTGCTCACCTCGATGATCGCGGTGTCGTCCGTCTGGTCGGCGAGGAGTTCGGCCCAGGGCTCTCCTCCTAATTGCAGCTGAGAGACCAGCAGCCAGTCGCGCAGACCATCAGCCTCCGCATCGCCGTTCTCGTTCAACCAGTTGAGGGCTGACTCCAGCTCTGGATTGCGAGTTTCGATTCTGACGGCTGCCTCCAGCGATGCCCCCAGTTCCTGTCTGCTTCGGCAGTCCTCCAGAACTCTGTTCACCGCAGCACGCAGCTCTCGCAATCGCTGGATCGGTTCACTGAGGCTGGGATTGCGCCAGTCGGCTGGAACAGTTGGCCAACCGCGCTGGAAAATCGATGTCTCCTCTACCTCGTAGGGCAGGTTCTGCCAGATGTCCTCGGCCATGTGGCACAGCACAGGAGCGATCAGACCAGCCAGTCGTTCGATGATCAGCGACATCACGGTCTGACAGCTCCTTCGTCGTCGGTCGGAGGGTGCGCTCACATAGAGCCTGTCCTTGGCGATGTCGAGATAAAAGTTCGACAGGTCGGTCACGCAGAAGTTCTGCAGTAGTTGGAAGAAGCGGAAGAATTCATAGCTCTCGAACGCTTCCGTGATCTCATCCATCACCTCCGCAGTTCGCTGCAGCATCCAGCGGTCCAGCAACGGCAGCTTCTCCACAGGAATGGCGTCGTCGGCTGGATTGAAGTCGTGGAGGTTGCCCAGTAAGTAGCGGCTGGTGTTGCGCACCTTGCGGTAGACATCCGCGAGTTGGCGAAGGATGCCGGCACCGATCGGCACATCAGCGGAGTAGTCAACCGAGCTCACCCACAGGCGCAGCACATCAGCGCCGTAGGCAGGTTCTTGCTTCTGGTTCTTGCCGCCCTCGATGATCACCATCGGGTCAACAACGTTGCCCAACGATTTACTCATCTTGCGACCTTTTTCATCCAAGGCGAAACCGTGGGTGAGCACTCGCTGGTAGGGAGCATGACCATTGACTGCCACTGATGTCAGCAATGAGCTCTGGAACCAGCCGCGATGTTGGTCAGAGCCCTCCAGGTACAGATCGGCGGGATAGCCAAGGCCCTCTTGTTGGTTGGAGACTGCGGCCCAACTGGAGCCGGAGTCGAACCACACATCCATGGTGTCGGTGCCTTTGCGCCATTGCTCAGCCTGATCGGCATAGGCGGGAGGCAGAAGATCAGCTTCGTCTTTTTCCCACCACACATCGGCACCGTGTTCGGCGATCAGCGCTTCGATGTGCGCGAGGGTGTCGGCGTTGAGCAGGACGTCGCCTCCACTGCGGTTGTAGAAGACGGGGATCGGCACACCCCAGGTGCGCTGTCGGGAGATGCACCAGTCGCCCCGTTCCTTGACCATCGCCTCGATGCGGTTTCGACCTGAAGCGGGTGTCCACTCGACTCGATCGATGGCATCCAGGGCCTGCTGACGGAAGCCATCGACGGAGGCGAACCACTGTTCGGTGGCACGGAAGATCGTGGGCTTTTTGGTGCGCCAGTCATAGGGGTAGCGGTGTCCGTAGGCCTCCTGCTTCAGCAGTGCTCCTGCCGTCTCGAGCGCGTCGATGATCACTGGGTTGGCGTCCTTCAAGACATTGAGACCGGCGAAGGGTCCCGCCTCGTCCGTGAGCGTGCCAGCTTCGTCGACAGGGCACAGAACAGGTAGGCCATTTTTCTGGCCTGTGTGAAAGTCGTCGACTCCATGGCCTGGTGCCGTGTGCACGAGGCCTGTGCCCGATTCCGTCGTGATGTATTCACCGCCGATCACAACGGGGCTGGTGCGGTCCAGCAAGGGATGGCGGTACGTCAGTCCGGAAAGCAGCGCTCCCTTCACCGTGGCTTTGCGGACGAGTGGTCGCTCCAGCGTTGTGGCGAGGGAGTCGATCAGGTCAGCGGCCACCACAAGCAGCCGCCCCTCACCATCGTCGACGAGGGCATAGTCCAGGCGTTCATTGACGGAGACCGCCAGGTTGGCCGGAAGCGTCCAGGGGGTTGTGGTCCAGATCGCCACCTGAAGGGTCTTCCCGAGTGCGTCGGCATCACCGGGCAATTCGATGCCCTCTGTGCTGAGGGCGTCGCGCAGCGGTGCGGGTAGTTCAACCGCCGGGAAGGCGACGTAAACGCTGGGGCTGGTGTGGCCATCGGGGTACTCGAGCTCTGCCTCTGCTAGTGCTGTCTGCGAGCTGGGGCTCCAATGCACCGGTTTGAGACCCCTGTAGATGTGCCCTTTGAGCACCATCTCGCCGAAGACCTTGATCTGGGCCGCTTCGTAGTTCTTTTGCAGGGTGAGGTAAGGCTCTTGCCAGTCGGCCCAGATCCCCCAACGCTGAAACCCTTTCATCTGGCCGTCCACCTGCTTGCGGGCATAGGCGGCGGCCTTTTTGCGCAGCTTGATCGGTGTGAGCGCTTGGCGCTGATCCTGATCCATCGACTGCAGCACCTTCAGTTCGATCGGTAGGCCATGGCAGTCCCAGCCAGGGATGTAACGAACCTTGCGTCCTCGCAGGATCTGATATTTGTTGATCACATCTTTGAGAACCTTGTTCAAGGCATGGCCCATATGCAGGGGGCCATTGGCGTAAGGCGGTCCGTCGTGCAGGGTGAAGATCGGCCCTGAGTTCTGCAGGCCCAGCTTCAGGTCGATCCCGTTCTCACTCCAGAACGACTGCAGCTCTGGTTCTCGCTTCACGGCATTGGCGCGCATTCCGAAGCTGGTCTGCAGCAGGTTGAGCGTGTCCTTGTAGGAGGGACGTCCTTCGGCGTTGGCGTCGCGCGTCTCCTTGCTCACGGTTGGGCAGCTGCAGACGGAATTATCCGTCCTCGCTGGCCAAGTTGGGTGCCGTTGCTTCCTTGGGCTTCTCCAGGGTTGTTGAAAGTGCGTCCTCCGTGGTGTCTGGCTGATTGGAGTCCTCAGGGCGAACCCAGCGTTTGCCGCTGCGGCTACTGCCCTCTTCACGATTGTCAGCAGGTGGTTCGGGTTTCAGGCTGCCGATAGCAGCCTGCAGATTGGTCAGCAGTGTGGTGACCGACGTGCTGAGCTGTTGCGCGCTCGTCGCCCAACGTTCTTTTGACTGCAGTCGCTGTTGCTCCTCTTGGCTGAGTCGTTGCCAGCGTGATTGGGCCACCTCTGCGCCGAGTCGACTGATCAGCAACGCGCTGCAGATGACGGCGAGCATCGGTGCACCGCGCAGGCGGTCACTACTGGTGACCAAAACCAGGCCGAGCAGCAGCACAATGCCTCCCCAGATCCCGTCTCTGGGCCGACTCAGTTCCGTGGCGAGCAATGGCAGCAGCAGGACCGCCAGGCCCAACAGCAGACAAAGGTCTCCAGCGATTGTGGCCAGCATCAAGGAAGCAGCATGTCTGGGTGCATTCTGGTTGCCTGCCTAGAGTTGCAACCTGCCCATCTGGCGGAATTGGTAGACGCGCTGGTTTTAGGTACCAGTGGCTTCGGTCGTGGGGGTTCAAGTCCCCCGGTGGGCATCCGTTTCCCTAATTTGGTTCCACTTACTGCGGTCAGCCAATCTCCCCTCGTTGATGACACAGGCCCTCGGACAACCTGCAACGCAAGGCGCCCAGACTCGCCTGCGCTCTGTGCCGAGGGAATTCTTGGCACCACCTGCTGCGTTGAACCTCACCGTGGGGTTGTTTCTTGGTGGTTATGTGCTGGCCGCACTGACCATCTGGGGTTGGTTTGCGGCGGGATGGCCCCTACCAGTGTTGTTGGCAACCGGTTTTCTGGCTCTGCACTTAGAGGGCACCGTCATTCATGACGCCTGCCATAAATCAGCGCATCCTGTTCCCTGGATCAATCAGGCCATGGGGCATGGCTCAGCACTGTTGCTCGGCTTCAGTTTCCCTGTTTTCACCAGGGTTCATCTCGAGCATCACGCCCATGTGAATGATCCCAATAATGATCCGGATCACATCGTGAGCACCTTCGGACCTCTGTGGTTAATCGCTCCACGATTTTTCTATCACGAGTGGTTTTTCTTTCAGCGCAGATTGTGGAAGCGCTGGGAATTGATGCAGTGGGGTCTCGAGCGCAGTGTCTTTCTGGTGATTGTTGTTGCTGCGGCCAAATTTCAGTTTCTTCCCTTTGTCTTCAACTGCTGGTTTGCTCCAGCTCTCATGGTTGGAGTGACTCTGGGACTGTTTTTTGATTACTTACCCCACCGACCTTTTACATCGCGTAATCGCTGGAAGAACTCCAGGATCTATCCAGGCCGGCTCATGAATTGGTTGATCATGGGTCAGAACTATCACCTCATCCATCATCTATGGCCATCGATTCCCTGGTTTGATTACAAACCTGCCTATGAGGCAACCAAGCCTTTGTTGGATTCCAAAGGCTCCCCGCAGCGGCTGGGGATTTTTGAAACACGTCGCGATGGATATAACTTTCTCTACGACATTCTTGTTGGTGTTCGTAGCCATAAACGCCGTAGGGGAAAAATGCGCCGTGTCGCCAGATTCATGCCTTTGCGTCGGCTTCAAAGACCCTGGTTGGGATTCGTTAATGAGATTGCGATTAAAACCGAGTCAAAGCGTTCGTCCTCTTCCTCTCGCTGATCATTCGGCCAGGATTTTTGGCACTCGGAAGAAGTCTCCTTCTCTCAAAGGTGCCTGTTCCAGAAGTTCTTCTCGCACCTGGGTGGGTTCCACCTTGTCTGTTCTGGTGGCATTCACCACTTCCACCGCACGGGTGGTGGGAGGAACACCTTCGGTGTCCACGCCTTGGAGCTGATCCACATAATCGAGAATCCGCTCGAGCTGCCCTGTGTAGGTCGTGATTTTCTCCTCAGGCAGATCGAGGCGGGCCAGATGGGCCACCTTGCGCACGTCGTCGGCGGTGATCTTGCTCATGCAGCGGCGAGAAAAGTTTCCAGATCCTCGCGCAACGCCTTCGCTGCCGTGTTCAAGAGCTCCTGGCCGTGTTCTGGTCTGGCCAGAAAAGGGTCTGATCCCATGCGTCCGTCGGGGTAGCGGCGGCGGAAGTCCACAGGCCCATGAATTGATCCGCAGGGTGCTGGATCTGGCAGCGATCTCTGCTTGCTGATCAGGCTGTCGTGGAGATGCAGGGTGACGGCAATCTCGCTGGGGGTGGCGTGCTGTCCTTCGCGGTCGCCG
This genomic window from Synechococcus sp. MIT S9220 contains:
- a CDS encoding FIST N-terminal domain-containing protein; translated protein: MVPFNPLDWFRSRGLQAQCRHALSSKPSLEDAAREVTSALGSNEADLALVFISSHFASDLTRLLPLLQKRLNAKHWLGCLGGGVVGTTTAGEAHEVERTPALSVSLLNLPGAELNSFRLNSSQLPDLDGAAQNWQDWVGVNPDHSRSMLLLLDPGCHAINDLVSGLDYAYPGIAKVGGIAVPHNADHGSLLYGDQVIDGAVGLSIGGTWSLDPVVAQGCRPIGPVFAIEQAQRNVLLELSDGDRRASPVACLQRVLADLSAEDRELVQHSLFLGVEREQFIADAMLAGLNQGGVLADRPERSFLVRNLIGVDPRNGAVAVADRVRAGQNVQFQLREAQASRQEARQLLQTRRDQGSDATPLMGLLFACLGRGNGLFGSPDGDVNIARDVFPQLPVAGSFCNGEIGPLGGATHFHGYTACWGLLRCDPSESATRS
- a CDS encoding DUF3177 family protein encodes the protein MSDFTTRTLVWLTYRLGATIALGIPLVLLIWSGLRRDPALVRLLGIYWKVASLLAISVLLLTDQRPIGYFTAFLAPLLMAASLWFWVDLNEELADSPPGRALPFTVRVWRWALTLFALFAAVMSGSALGCTRQLETDSCRLWLEAPQGLHRVAERVFDFVFGGEWTMAVAAFIGYVALVAYVVGLLQWALVRLPKQGRVAGDF
- the ileS gene encoding isoleucine--tRNA ligase, whose translation is MSKETRDANAEGRPSYKDTLNLLQTSFGMRANAVKREPELQSFWSENGIDLKLGLQNSGPIFTLHDGPPYANGPLHMGHALNKVLKDVINKYQILRGRKVRYIPGWDCHGLPIELKVLQSMDQDQRQALTPIKLRKKAAAYARKQVDGQMKGFQRWGIWADWQEPYLTLQKNYEAAQIKVFGEMVLKGHIYRGLKPVHWSPSSQTALAEAELEYPDGHTSPSVYVAFPAVELPAPLRDALSTEGIELPGDADALGKTLQVAIWTTTPWTLPANLAVSVNERLDYALVDDGEGRLLVVAADLIDSLATTLERPLVRKATVKGALLSGLTYRHPLLDRTSPVVIGGEYITTESGTGLVHTAPGHGVDDFHTGQKNGLPVLCPVDEAGTLTDEAGPFAGLNVLKDANPVIIDALETAGALLKQEAYGHRYPYDWRTKKPTIFRATEQWFASVDGFRQQALDAIDRVEWTPASGRNRIEAMVKERGDWCISRQRTWGVPIPVFYNRSGGDVLLNADTLAHIEALIAEHGADVWWEKDEADLLPPAYADQAEQWRKGTDTMDVWFDSGSSWAAVSNQQEGLGYPADLYLEGSDQHRGWFQSSLLTSVAVNGHAPYQRVLTHGFALDEKGRKMSKSLGNVVDPMVIIEGGKNQKQEPAYGADVLRLWVSSVDYSADVPIGAGILRQLADVYRKVRNTSRYLLGNLHDFNPADDAIPVEKLPLLDRWMLQRTAEVMDEITEAFESYEFFRFFQLLQNFCVTDLSNFYLDIAKDRLYVSAPSDRRRRSCQTVMSLIIERLAGLIAPVLCHMAEDIWQNLPYEVEETSIFQRGWPTVPADWRNPSLSEPIQRLRELRAAVNRVLEDCRSRQELGASLEAAVRIETRNPELESALNWLNENGDAEADGLRDWLLVSQLQLGGEPWAELLADQTDDTAIIEVSRARGIKCERCWHYESDVGQHTQHPTLCGRCCNVLNRR
- a CDS encoding Ycf66 family protein, with protein sequence MLATIAGDLCLLLGLAVLLLPLLATELSRPRDGIWGGIVLLLGLVLVTSSDRLRGAPMLAVICSALLISRLGAEVAQSRWQRLSQEEQQRLQSKERWATSAQQLSTSVTTLLTNLQAAIGSLKPEPPADNREEGSSRSGKRWVRPEDSNQPDTTEDALSTTLEKPKEATAPNLASEDG
- the crtR gene encoding beta-carotene hydroxylase, producing the protein MTQALGQPATQGAQTRLRSVPREFLAPPAALNLTVGLFLGGYVLAALTIWGWFAAGWPLPVLLATGFLALHLEGTVIHDACHKSAHPVPWINQAMGHGSALLLGFSFPVFTRVHLEHHAHVNDPNNDPDHIVSTFGPLWLIAPRFFYHEWFFFQRRLWKRWELMQWGLERSVFLVIVVAAAKFQFLPFVFNCWFAPALMVGVTLGLFFDYLPHRPFTSRNRWKNSRIYPGRLMNWLIMGQNYHLIHHLWPSIPWFDYKPAYEATKPLLDSKGSPQRLGIFETRRDGYNFLYDILVGVRSHKRRRGKMRRVARFMPLRRLQRPWLGFVNEIAIKTESKRSSSSSR
- the gatC gene encoding Asp-tRNA(Asn)/Glu-tRNA(Gln) amidotransferase subunit GatC, which produces MSKITADDVRKVAHLARLDLPEEKITTYTGQLERILDYVDQLQGVDTEGVPPTTRAVEVVNATRTDKVEPTQVREELLEQAPLREGDFFRVPKILAE